ACACGTTTGGCGATCATACAGATCTGTCCTGTTGTTAAGAAATTAGAAATGACAATCCGGCGCATTGCTCGTTCATCATGAATATCAAAGCTTTCCAAGAAGATCGCCGCATCATTACCACCAAGCTCAAGCGTCATATCCTTAATCGTTTCCGAAGCTGCTTTGATAATATGCTTAGCTGTTTCCGTTCCACCTGTAAAGGCGATCTTTGTCACATGGGGATTCGTGGTCAGTTCAACGCCCACATCCGCATCACCATGAACGACATTGATTACCCCAGCCGGGAACTCACTAGCGATAATCTCTGCCACCTTCGCTGCCGCCAGTGGCGCAAATGGGCTTGGTTTAAGCACAATCGTGTTGCCCGCAAGTAAGGCAGGAGCAATCTTAATCGTAGACAAAGCAATGGGATAGTTCCATGGGCTAATCGCTGCCACCACACCCATTGGATCATAGGAAAGAATCGTTTTACCATTCTCATGCTCTTTGATCTCTTCCTGTAGAGCCGATTTGGCTTCATTACAAGCAAACTCCATCCACATTAACGAAACATAAATTTCACCGTGTGCATCATACAGCGGCTTGCCATGCTCTCTAGACAGCAAATGCACAATTTCATTCTCAGCAGCTCTAATCTTTTCAATCGCCTTGCGCATCATCATAATGCGTTCATCAATGGAGGTCTTCTTCCATGTTTTAAAAGCTCCTGCCGCCGCTTCAATCGCTTCAACCGCTTGTTCTTTTGTAGTGACAGGGAAATAGCCTACGATCTCCGTTGGTTTGGACGGATTCTCTTTTGCTACCTGCGAAAGGGATTTTACATTCTGACCATTAATGAACGCTTCAACGATAACTGTCTCTTGGTCTGCTTGGATCGTCACTTTAGATCCCCTCCGTTATTTAGATGGATTATTTCCAAACTTCTTCTGCAATTTCCTTCACATAACGAAGTTTACGCCATTGTTGTTCTTCCGTTAAAATGTTGCCTTCTTCTGTAGACGAAAAGCCGCATTGTGGGCTCAAACAAAGTTGCTCAAGTGGTACATAGGTTGCCGCCTCTGCAATCCGAGCTTTAATCTGTTCTTTATCCTCTAACTCGCCTGTCTTCGAAGTAAGTAAACCAAGCACGATTTTCAAATCTGTTCGATTCACATATTGTAAAGGCTCGAAGCCACCTGAGCGCTCATCATCAAATTCCAGGAATAATCCATCTACGTTTAAGCCACCAAAGATAACTTCAGAAGCGTACTCGTAACCACCCGTTGAGAAATAATTTGATTTATAGTTACCACGACAAATATGCATCGTCACAACTAAATCCGCCGGTTTATGAGCCAAAGTTTCGTTAATCATTCGCTGCATCGTTTTCAACTCTTCTGCCGGTTCCAGACCTTTGGCACGCAGCTTATCGTGACCAGCTTCTGAGAACAGGTCTGCCCAAGCGGTATCATCTAATTGCAGGTATCGACATCCCGCATCATAAAAAGCTTGAATGGCTTTTTGATACGCCGCAATCGTATCCTGAAGGAATTGCTCTCGGTCCGTATAGATATTGGCTTCATTTTCCAATCGATATAGAAGCATGTTGGGACTTGGAATGGTCTGTTTCGCTACTGCGTCACCTGCATGCTTTTTCAAAAACTCAAAATCCTCAACAAAGGGATGACTCGAGAAATCTACTTTACCAACAACACGAATTCCACCCTTGCGAGTTTGCATATTATGGAATTGAGGTCCATCAATTTCCTCATATAGTTCTACGCCATCCAAGCCGCCCAGAAAATCAAAATGCCACCAGCTTCTGCGGAATTCACCGTCCGTAACTGCCAATACGCCATTTTCCTTTTGCTTTTCAACAATTCGAATAATCTCTTGATCTTCCACAGCTCTTAATTCTTCATATGTGATGTTGCCTGATTTATATTGTTCACGTGCCTGGCTTAAGTTTGCAGGGCGTAGAAAGCTGCCTACATGATCATTACGAAAAGGTATCATAAGTATTTCTCCTTCTAACTTTTTATTCTAATGAGTATAGCATGGTCAAAAGGAATGCCTGTTATATGAAAAAAACATGGCTGGTTATAGCTTTTAACAATATCTAAAGTTTCGAAAAACAAAAAAACCACAACCTCATAGGGTAATGATGTGGCTTACCTTATATCAGTAACCTTTAGCCCGACACCTGAATTCCTATCTCTCCCAATACATTTATTTTCTAGTATAATAACGAGATACAACAAACATTTTTAAATAGAAGGAGAGTTGATATGGAATATCATGTATCTAACCATGGGAATGATCAAGGAACAGGAACAGCAGATCAACCCCTGCGTACCATATCACGCGCTGCGGCTCATGCCATGGCTGGTGATACCGTTATTGTTCATGCGGGAGTTTACAGGGAATGGGTTAACCCTTCTAATGGGGGAACAGCGGAGCATAGAATCGTATATCGATCCGCGGGAGACGGGGAAGTCGTAATAACAGGAGCTGAGCGGATTACCAACTGGAAGTCTGAAGGAGACCATGTTTGGAGCACAGAAGTGCTCAATTCCATCTTTTCCGTCCGTAATCCCTTTGAGGTGGAGCTCAGTGGAGACTGGTTGTTTGACGGACACTTCCCAATTCATCTCGGTGATGTCTATTTGGATGGCAAATCATTATATGAATGCGATAGTATTGAAAGCGTTAACAACCCTGAGGTTTGGCCCGAAGCCAAGTATCCCAAGGATTCACTGTTAAAATGGTATGCCGAGGTTGGTTCTACGACAACCAAAATCTGGGCCAATTTTGGCGGAAAAGATCCTCGTAAGGAAAATGTAGAAATTAATGTACGTCCTTATTGCTTCTGGCCTGAAAAACCAGGTCTGGACTACATTACCGTAAGCGGTTTCACTCTTCGTCAAGCTTCCCCCCAATGGGCACCACCTACGGACTATCAGGAAGGTTTAATTGGTCCTCACTGGAGCAAGGGCTGGATTATTGAAAACAATATCATCAGTGAATCCAAATGCGTTGGTATTAGCCTGGGTACCGAAATCGGTACAGGGCACACCAAGTCTTTGGAGAAGCATAGTAAAGGTGGTACTCAACGCGAGCAGGAAGTTATTTTACAAGCATTACGCTCCGGCTGGCATAAAGATAACATCGGCAGTCACACAGTTCGAGGTAATGTGATTCATGATTGTGAACAGGCAGGTATTGTGGGTCATATGGGAGCAGCCTTCAGCCACATTTATCAGAACCGTATTTATAATATTCACCACAAACGACTCAGACACGGTGCCGAAGTAGCGGGAATTAAACTGCATGCTTCACTGGATACTCAAATTAGCGAAAATATAATGTATAGCTGTTACCGTGCGCTTTGGCTGGACTGGCAAGCACAGGGTACTCGCATCAGCCGTAATGTATTTTTTGACAATCTTTCGGAAGACCTCTTCGTTGAGGTTTGCCATGGTCCGTATATGGTTGATCATAATCTATTTCTCTCCCCGATGAATTTCAGAAATATGGCCCAGGGCGGAGCCTTTGCTCATAATTTATTTGCAGGCCGATTTGTCGTTCGTTCCGAGATTACCCGTATCACGCCATATCACTTCCCTCACGAGACAGCCATGGCCGGATACTCCAATATCACGGGAGGCGATGACAGGTATTACAACAATATCTTCTTGGGTGATAACGATGCGAATAAAGAACCTGTTCCTATTACCTTCTTTGAGCATCTTCCCCTTAAATCAAGGGATGAAGTTGGAGAGGACGGGAAGACGGTCATGGACGGGGTTCCGGACAATTCCATATGTTATCTGCATGCTGTGGGACTGGGCGGCTACGATCAACATCCTAATGTGAAAGATAAGAAATGGTGGGAATATACCAAAGAGGAGCTTCTTGAGCTTGGCGATGCGGCGAAGGATTTCTTTATAGGCAATGCCGTTCTTCCGGTGGCTATGGGTGGCAATGTATTTCTTAACGATGCGGTTCCAAGTACTCATGAATCCGATGCAAAGATATATACTCAGAAGGATATAATCGTTGAGATTGATCCTGCAGTAGGTAAGGTGCACATTCAGATCCATGATCCCGAATTGCTTCGGGGTACCTCTGAAATGTTAGTTACCACGGATCTGCTTGGAAAGACTTATCACGCCAACATGAAATTTGAGGAGCCGGACAGCAGTCCATATCATTTTGACTCCGATTTCTTCGGAACAAAGAGACCCGATGCAGATGTTACACCTGGTCCCTTCGAGTTAATCAGAAATAGTAGTGTTGAGTTTGAGATTTAGTTTATTATTGAGGGTCCTGTCATTTCAGGTGATTGAATATTTTTGGGTAAATCCGCTATTCCGCTGTTACTTGTGGCACGGTTTAGCTTAACGGGGTGGTTATGTATGGCTGAGTACAAAGATAACAGGAATTTTAACTTTCTATTACAACACCTAGAATATCATAACACCTACAAAAAGACGTTCAATAATGAGGAAGAAAAAAGGAAGAAACTCATTCATTTTATAATTGATCGTCCCGGCCGCGTCGCAGGGAATCCCCCCGCTGCTCAGGGTACGATTACTTTTCTCGGGAGGGCGATGGTCGATGAGGGATGCTGCGGAGGGTCAGCAAGAGCACATTGTGATGCTGCCATTGTTCTCCACGACGGACAGGAACGGACGGATGACTACGCTTCAGCCGGGACGACTCATAGGACGTGTGGCTCCACTGCTGCCGTGGTTGCTCACATCCGCTGTACTGTGGGCACTAACAGGCTCCGTGCCGTTCGGCGCCCTGCTCGGCCTAGCACCTACACCGGCGATTAGCATATTCCTCAGTCATCCAGTCACTGTGAGCGTCGCCGTGGTGCTGCTCTTCCTCTCGATCGGTGTGACAAGCCGATTGTACTCAAGTGCAGTCGATCAGTTTGGACAGATCAGGATAGCTGGTCTGTTCGGGTCGCTAGGAGTCACAGGAGGACTCACCGTAATCGCGGGAGCCCTCCTGCAATGGACGCTAACAAGCAATCCATCGCGCCCCTTCGATCTCAAGGCAATAGCGACGTCGCCGACGATCCCAAAAGAGGTCGGCGCCGTCGTCGGAGCTGCCTTCGCTCTCTGGGCCGCCATCGCACTCCTGCGGTTGCCCGGCTCTATAACTCACGCCCGGCGGCGTCAGGCGGACATCGAGCGACTCCGCGTGGAGGGTTCGTCATATACCGGGACGTTGACCGCCGTGAATTTTACTAACAGTTGGCTCTTTAATTTTCCGATGTTCACGGTTGAGGTAAATTATATCGTTGACGGTGCTCCTCGTGTCGTCTCAGCACACATGCGCACCAGCGAGGACCGCGTTCCCGTCGTCGGGTCGCGAATGATTGTGCTGACCGATGAACTCGGAACCACCCATGTAGGGCTGGATCTGGCGAGTGGAGCGGCATTTGAGCCGGACGTGGGTAAGTACGCCCCGTCGGACGGTTGATTTTGAGGCCCTTGTGGTAACATGGTTAATTGTACAGAAGGAGCGCATTTAGCGTTCCTTCTGTAGCTGGCAGTTGTAAATCATTGCCGCTGCCGCAACCTCATTCTGGAAATCACGGCTTCTATGACGAGCAGATTAGGAATCCAACAAACCCAAGCGACAACCCGAAACGCCGCCTCGAAATCGCCAAGCAGAAGATTCAGCGGCGCTAACCAGATTCGAAGCGTGACCGCTGCAAAAGTAAGCGCATAACTGCGAAGCATCCATGCTTTATGAGCTTGGATGTCTTTCGCCATAATTTTTCTCGTTGCAATAAGCGTCGTCGCAACCCACAATACATCGAGCGACATGAACCCAAGCCCGGCAATCCAACCTCCCGTGGCAAAAAGGGATAAATAAACACTCACGATCCCACTAACTGTAATCGAAAGAACATATCCATACCCCAGTAGGCGATGCCAACGTTTCCTATCATTCGTTGGCTTCATAAATAGTTGAAAGGGTCCTATGATCAAGGCAAATATCGCGGTAACAATATGGATGTATAGTACATATAACCATGGTTTGAGTTCAAAATTCGGCTTTTGCAATTTGAAAGAGACAAGTCCTGCATCACTAGCTTTAAGCACGCCATACTGAACAATTGCGTATCCGGCAATCGAAAATGCAAGAATGAGAACGAGTGCCCGAATCATCTTATTTCCCATTAGAATTATCCTCCTCCGTTGATGCACCGTGAAGCTGTTGTCCCTTTAAACCCTATAGTGGCTATAGAGTCAATACCGATCTTCTCGATTAAGGCATCGGCCAGAAAGGGACATACAAATTCAACGCTTGTCGTGGTCAAGTTTCCTGCCGTACTTTTGGTGCAAACGGATCTTCGCGTCCTCCCAGCTTTACAGTTAGAAATAATACCCCTTCCGAATATCATCTAAAAGGGTAGGATGTACTGGTTTCCATCCTAAACGCTGCTGCGTCAACGCACTGGACGCCGGATTATCCGTTTTCGTGAAGGGTGCAAGCCATCCGAAATGTTTACCTGCTTCTTCAACCCCAATACCTTGGACCGGCAAGTTCAAATGGAGGCCCAAAGCCGTGGCGATCTCTTGAAATGGAATGCCCTCTTCGCTCACTGCATGAAACCGGGACCCTGCCGGAGCATGTTCTAAGGCGAGTCTAAAAAGGCGCGCCGCATCCAGTAGATGCACGGATGGCCAACGGTTGTTACCGGAGCCTGTATAGGCGGAGAACCCCTTCTTGCGAGCGATGTCCACCAGATTTGGGAACAAGCCCGTCTTATCGCCTTCACCGTGTACGATCGGTGGGAGGCGTACAATCGAGGAACGTATCCCACGATTCGCCAAGTCTAGGGTGGTATGTTCTGAAATGATGCGTAATCCACCTTGCGATTGAGGATCCCCAGCGCTGGCCTCCGATCCGAGACGACCGGGAGTAAGCGTCATCGTAGGCATCGCGACGACAAGCGCCCGGTCACCGGCGGGTAAGGAGGTGCCAAGTGTCTCGATGGCTCGCCTATCGGTCTCAATTGCAGCCTTCATAAATCGCATCACTACATGACGAGGATTCCCTCCGAATAAAACCCTAAGCCGAGTTGGAAGGCCCGCATGCGAGAACTTGTGGAAGAAGGCCAAATGAATGACCCCGTCTACTGCAGCAGCCACTTTGCGCAAGCCTGCTAAATCCTCAATCGAACCGACTTGAACCTGGGCACCCAGTGCCGTAAGCCGTTTGCCGGCTTTTTCAGAACGGGCAAGACCAACCACTTGATGACCGGCATCCAGCAGTTCGCGAACGACCGCCCCTCCGATGAATCCTGTCGCCCCTGTAACCAATACACGCATTTTCAGAAATCCCCTTTTCTATCGTTAGGATGTTTACTCTTAGTATAGGGGATTGACTACTGCGGTCTTTGCCTTTTCCATCGGAGTTTTTGCCTGATTCAACAGATTCCGCCGCTTAAAAAGGAAAAATCCGCTAGGCTCTATGCCCGCGGAAATTTGAAAAGCCGTTTACATGTGCGTTTCACTTCAACTTTTGCTGGTCCTGACGCCACCTTGTGATATCTCTAGTTGGAGGGCACCCAAAAAATCGGCTGTAATCGCGGCTAAATTGGGAATCACTCAAATAGCCTACACGCCGGCTCGCCGTAGTTGCGTCAATGGAGCTGGATAACATTAGACGCCTCGCCTCTTGCAGGCGCAGCACCTTTTGATATTGCAGAGGGCTCATCGCAGTAGCCGATCTGAAATACTCGCGAAACGACGATTCGCTCATATGGACCAGCTCCGCCAAATCCGCTACTTTCCACGGCTGAGAAAAGTTATTTTGGAGCCAATCAATCGCTTTTGCAACCTGCTGCATGCCCGATTCCGCCAGAACAGTCTCGGCAACATAAACACCGATTGGGCTACGGAGGATGCGGATATAAATCTCGTCTTTCACCAATGGAGCCAGCATTTGAGCATCATCGGGAGAGGACAGGCAAGCCATCAATCTTGCAGCGGCGTTCATCATGGCCAAGTCTGCTTCTATGACGTAGCACGCACTGCGATTGCGAACCTCCGGTAAACCATTAGGAAATACCATCGGCAGCAACGAAGCAATCCTTTGCGGATCGAGGTATAGACCTATCCCCAAGAACGGTATTTGGTGACTGGCCTGCATGATTTTCATCGCAACAGGCAAGGCAACGGGGGCAATATACACTCGCGAAGCACCATACTCATAAGCATCCTTGCCTACGGTAATTCGCTTTTTCCCTTGCGCTGCAATGCAGATTACCGGGGATAACATAGTGTGAACATCATCCGCCGCTTCTACTTGCGAATATCGATTCACATACAGACCATGGATCGGTGAAGCATAGGTCCCATCCTGCGAAGTATGCTTGTAAATCAAAGTTGCCAACCGAGCTGCCTCACTATCTAGCGCTGAATTGGCATCATCTAATACAGATACATCCTCATATTTATAGTAATTGTCCATGTTCACAAGCAACTTCCTCCCCCTCAGATGTAACAGGATGATAGGCATGTTCATGATACCAAAGGCGCATCCAGAAAGCTTAAGCATTAAAGTTAAATTAGCATGGATATCTCAAGTCTACCCTTC
The window above is part of the Paenibacillus sp. 1781tsa1 genome. Proteins encoded here:
- a CDS encoding AraC family transcriptional regulator; protein product: MDNYYKYEDVSVLDDANSALDSEAARLATLIYKHTSQDGTYASPIHGLYVNRYSQVEAADDVHTMLSPVICIAAQGKKRITVGKDAYEYGASRVYIAPVALPVAMKIMQASHQIPFLGIGLYLDPQRIASLLPMVFPNGLPEVRNRSACYVIEADLAMMNAAARLMACLSSPDDAQMLAPLVKDEIYIRILRSPIGVYVAETVLAESGMQQVAKAIDWLQNNFSQPWKVADLAELVHMSESSFREYFRSATAMSPLQYQKVLRLQEARRLMLSSSIDATTASRRVGYLSDSQFSRDYSRFFGCPPTRDITRWRQDQQKLK
- a CDS encoding DUF2306 domain-containing protein, whose translation is MGNKMIRALVLILAFSIAGYAIVQYGVLKASDAGLVSFKLQKPNFELKPWLYVLYIHIVTAIFALIIGPFQLFMKPTNDRKRWHRLLGYGYVLSITVSGIVSVYLSLFATGGWIAGLGFMSLDVLWVATTLIATRKIMAKDIQAHKAWMLRSYALTFAAVTLRIWLAPLNLLLGDFEAAFRVVAWVCWIPNLLVIEAVISRMRLRQRQ
- a CDS encoding aldehyde dehydrogenase family protein — its product is MTIQADQETVIVEAFINGQNVKSLSQVAKENPSKPTEIVGYFPVTTKEQAVEAIEAAAGAFKTWKKTSIDERIMMMRKAIEKIRAAENEIVHLLSREHGKPLYDAHGEIYVSLMWMEFACNEAKSALQEEIKEHENGKTILSYDPMGVVAAISPWNYPIALSTIKIAPALLAGNTIVLKPSPFAPLAAAKVAEIIASEFPAGVINVVHGDADVGVELTTNPHVTKIAFTGGTETAKHIIKAASETIKDMTLELGGNDAAIFLESFDIHDERAMRRIVISNFLTTGQICMIAKRVYVHRSIYDEFVEKYIEAANRWIRIGDPFDSNTTIGPVNNLKQKNVVLGLVEDAQKRGAKVIPLGQILDQKLFDQGYFLQPTLVLGCDVHDPIVVEEQFGPTVPILPFDDEEQVIHLHNESIYGLTSSVWGKEEDAISVARQLEAGTTMINTAAVQGLDVRFPFGGFKQSGIGREYGAEGIRTYTEKHVINVPKTLDLPYIPE
- a CDS encoding SDR family oxidoreductase; amino-acid sequence: MRVLVTGATGFIGGAVVRELLDAGHQVVGLARSEKAGKRLTALGAQVQVGSIEDLAGLRKVAAAVDGVIHLAFFHKFSHAGLPTRLRVLFGGNPRHVVMRFMKAAIETDRRAIETLGTSLPAGDRALVVAMPTMTLTPGRLGSEASAGDPQSQGGLRIISEHTTLDLANRGIRSSIVRLPPIVHGEGDKTGLFPNLVDIARKKGFSAYTGSGNNRWPSVHLLDAARLFRLALEHAPAGSRFHAVSEEGIPFQEIATALGLHLNLPVQGIGVEEAGKHFGWLAPFTKTDNPASSALTQQRLGWKPVHPTLLDDIRKGYYF
- a CDS encoding 5-methyltetrahydropteroyltriglutamate--homocysteine S-methyltransferase → MIPFRNDHVGSFLRPANLSQAREQYKSGNITYEELRAVEDQEIIRIVEKQKENGVLAVTDGEFRRSWWHFDFLGGLDGVELYEEIDGPQFHNMQTRKGGIRVVGKVDFSSHPFVEDFEFLKKHAGDAVAKQTIPSPNMLLYRLENEANIYTDREQFLQDTIAAYQKAIQAFYDAGCRYLQLDDTAWADLFSEAGHDKLRAKGLEPAEELKTMQRMINETLAHKPADLVVTMHICRGNYKSNYFSTGGYEYASEVIFGGLNVDGLFLEFDDERSGGFEPLQYVNRTDLKIVLGLLTSKTGELEDKEQIKARIAEAATYVPLEQLCLSPQCGFSSTEEGNILTEEQQWRKLRYVKEIAEEVWK
- a CDS encoding right-handed parallel beta-helix repeat-containing protein, which translates into the protein MEYHVSNHGNDQGTGTADQPLRTISRAAAHAMAGDTVIVHAGVYREWVNPSNGGTAEHRIVYRSAGDGEVVITGAERITNWKSEGDHVWSTEVLNSIFSVRNPFEVELSGDWLFDGHFPIHLGDVYLDGKSLYECDSIESVNNPEVWPEAKYPKDSLLKWYAEVGSTTTKIWANFGGKDPRKENVEINVRPYCFWPEKPGLDYITVSGFTLRQASPQWAPPTDYQEGLIGPHWSKGWIIENNIISESKCVGISLGTEIGTGHTKSLEKHSKGGTQREQEVILQALRSGWHKDNIGSHTVRGNVIHDCEQAGIVGHMGAAFSHIYQNRIYNIHHKRLRHGAEVAGIKLHASLDTQISENIMYSCYRALWLDWQAQGTRISRNVFFDNLSEDLFVEVCHGPYMVDHNLFLSPMNFRNMAQGGAFAHNLFAGRFVVRSEITRITPYHFPHETAMAGYSNITGGDDRYYNNIFLGDNDANKEPVPITFFEHLPLKSRDEVGEDGKTVMDGVPDNSICYLHAVGLGGYDQHPNVKDKKWWEYTKEELLELGDAAKDFFIGNAVLPVAMGGNVFLNDAVPSTHESDAKIYTQKDIIVEIDPAVGKVHIQIHDPELLRGTSEMLVTTDLLGKTYHANMKFEEPDSSPYHFDSDFFGTKRPDADVTPGPFELIRNSSVEFEI